Part of the Geoalkalibacter sp. genome, GGTTGGCCCCCTTGCCGCCCAGCAGATTCTTCATGTCCCCACGCCCTTCGGCTTTCCCCTCGCCGAAGAAATACACGTACTTCGCAGCCATCAACCTACTCCTCCTCTTTTCAGTGATGATATGCCGGGCCGCCATGGCCCTTCGCACCGAGCTTCTTTCCGGAAATCAGTCGGAAATCCGGGAGAAATCGGCAATCCCTTCAAACAGATGCGCCACCGCCGTGAGCAGCGCCAGCCGGTTGGTGCGCACCGCCGCATCCTCGGCCATGACCATGACGCCGTCGAAAAAGGCATCCACCGGCCCGCGCAGGGCGGCAATCGCTCGCAGGGCTCCGGCGTAGTCTCCCCGATCCACCAGGGTCCGCACCTCGCCGCGGGCCTGTTGCACCGCGGCATGCAACTGTTTTTCGCAGTCGGCCTGCAACAGTTCGACCCGCACCGCCTCGGGCACGCCGCCCTTGATGATGTTGACCACGCGCTTGAAGGCCACGGCCAGGGCCTCGAAATCCGCGCGCCGCTTCATTTCGGTCAACGCCTGAACCCGCCGCACCGCGTCGACGGGCTCGACAAAACCGGCCGCGAGCACGGCGTCGACCACATCCTGGGGATGCCCCTGGCTGGTGAGCATGTTGAAAAAGCGCAGGCGGATGAATTCGAGCACCTCGGCGCGCACCTCCTCCAGCGAACGGGTCAGCTTCTCCCGCAGCAGATCGAGGCTTTGCCCCACCAGGGCGGGGATGGACAGGCGCAAGCCGCGATCGAGGATGATGTTGAGAATGCCGATGGCGTTGCGCCGCAGGGCGTAGGGGTCGGCGGTTCCTGTGGGAATCAGGCCGACGCCGAAACAGCCGCAGAGGGTGTCGATCTTGTCGGCGATGGAGATGTAGGCGCCGATGCTCTCCGCCGGCAGCTCGCCGCCCGCGTGCATGGGCAGGTAATGCTCATGAATGGCGGCGCAGACGCGCGGATCCTCGCCTTCGAGGCGGGCATACTCGCGGCCCATGACCCCTTGAAGTTCGGGGAACTCATAGACCATGCCCGTTTCCAGATCGCACTTGGCGAGCAGCGCCGCGCGCGCCGTGAGCGCCTTTGCCTGGGGTTCGAACTGCTCCGCCAGGGTTTCGGCGATGGCCTTGAAGCGCATGACCTTTTCGTAGCTGGTGCCGAGCTTGGCCTGATAGACCACGCTCTTGAGCGCTTCGAGGCGGCTCTCCAGCCTGGCCTTCTGATCCTCCTGCCAGAAGAACATGGCATCGGAGAGACGCGCGCGCAGTACCCGCTCGTTGCCCTTGATGACCACGGCGGGATCCTGGGGCACGGTGTTGGCGATGGTGATGAAGCGCGGCAGCAGCCGACCGTCGGCGCCGGCCAGGGTGAAATAGCGCTGATGCCCGCGCATGGTGGTGATGAGCAATTCGCGCGGCAGCGCCAGATATTTTTCCTCGAAGGATCCGCACAGGGGCACGGGATACTCGACCAGGTAGGACACCTCCTCCAGAAGTTGCGGATCGGCATTGATGCGCCCGCCGACCGTCTGGGCCACGCGTTCGATCTCGCGGGCGATGATCTCCTGGCGGCGGCGCGGATCGGGCAGCACGAAATGCCGCTCGCATTCGGCGAGCCAACCCGCTTCGTTGCTGACGGAAAAAGTGCCGGGCGCCATGAAGCGGTGGCCGCGCGAGAGGTGACCGCTTTGCAGATTGCCGAAGGCAAAGGGCACCACCGCGCCGTCGAACAGGGCGACGATCCAGTGCACCGGCCGGGCGAAACGAATGTCGAGATCCTTCCAGCGCATGGACTTCTTGAAGGGGATGACGCTGATGAGGCGCGGCAACATTTCCGGCAGCAGTTCGGCGGTGGGGCGCCCCTCGATCACCTTGGACAGAAACAGGTACTCGCCCTTGTCGGTCTGCGCGCGGGAGAGCTCGGACACCTCCACGCCGTTGGCGCGGGCAAAGCCGACGGCGGCCTTGGTGGGGTTGCCCTCGGCGTCGAAGGCGACCTTGACGGAAGGGCCCATGAGACTCAATTCCTGGCGCTCCTGGGCCAGGGCCGTCTCCGCGACGACCAGCGCCAGACGCCGCGGCGTGGCATAGGTGCGAATGGCGCCGCAGGCGATGCGTGCGCTCTCGAATTCCTTGCGGATCAGGCGCTCAAGATCGGCCATGGCCTGGGGGAGAAAACCCGCGGGAATCTCTTCGGTTCCGATTTCAAGAAAAAGTTCGGCAGACATGAAAGCTCCGGATAAGCGGGGAATCGGATCTAGCGGCTCAACAGCGGAAAGCCCATCTTCTCGCGCTGCGCGACATAGCCCTGGGCACAGAGCTTGGCCAGGTTGCGCACCCGCCCGATGTAGTTGGCGCGCTCGGTGACCGAAATGGCGCCGCGGGCGTCGAGCAGGTTGAAGGTGTGCGAGCACTTGAGCACGAAATCATAGGCGGGGAACACCAACTGCTTCTCGGCGAGACGGATGCACTCCTTCTCGTACATGCCGAAGAGCTGAAAAAGCATGGCGGTGTCGGCTTCCTCGAAGTTGTAGGTGGAAAACTCGACTTCGGTCTGATGATGCACGTCGCCGTAGCGGATGCCCTTGACCCATTCGAGGTCGTAGACGTTGTCCACCCCTTGCAGATACATGGCGATGCGCTCGCAGCCGTAGGTGATCTCGCCCGACACGGGTTTGAGATCGATGCCGCCGGCCTGCTGAAAGTAGGTGAACTGGGTGATTTCCATGCCGTCGAGCCACACCTCCCAGCCCAGGCCCCAGGCGCCCAGGGTCGGCGATTCCCAGTCGTCCTCGACGAAACGGATGTCGTGGCGCGAGGGATCGATGCCGAAGCTGCGCAGGGAATCGAGGTAAAGGTCCTGAATGTTCATGGGAGAAGGCTTGAGGATCACCTGAAACTGATAATAGTGCTGAAGGCGGTTGGGATTTTCGCCGTAGCGGCCGTCGGTGGGCCGGCGGGAGGGTTCGACATAGGCGACGTTCCATGGCTCGGGGCCGAGAACGCGCAGGAAGGTGGCGGGGTTGAAGGTGCCGGCACCCTTTTCCAAATCATAGGGCTGCTGGATGATGCAGCCCTGCTTGGCCCAATAGGTCTGCAGAGCCAGGATCAGTTCTTGAAAAGTCACGCTGCCTCCAGGAAAAACCAGGAAATTGATGCCGCCGCGACGCGGCACTTGGTATACTGTATACAAAAAGCAGAGAAGCAAAAAGGGTAGCCCACAAAAACCGCCCTGTCAAGCGGGAAAACCCCCGAAAAAATCCCCGTTTATCCGCCCTTGCCGGGCTCGTGGCCCACCGAAAAACGCTCCAGAAATGCCTGGCTGCGCAAGGGCCGCGACAGATGCAGAGCCAGGGCATCGCGCAGCACCGCCTGACCCTCGAGCAGGGTTTGCGCGCCGAAGCGAAACCCGCTAAACAACACATCGGCGGTTTTCAAGCAGCGCGCCAGGGTGCCCAGGGTCAAGGGCGAGAGCCACAGGCCGGCACGCCCCGAGGCGCAACGCGCGCACAACCGGCCGCCGCGCGCGGCCGAAAAAGCCACCTCCGCCTCGGCGGCGGCGTCACCGCACTCGGAACAATGCAGCAGATGGGGCACGTAGCCCGCGGCGCGCAGCAGGCGCATCTCCAGCAGCAGGCGTATCCCGGGCAGTCCCTCGCCATCGCCGTGAGCCATCGCGTCCAGAAAGGCGCCCAGCAGATCAAACACCTCGGGGTGCGGTGCACCGTCACCGAACAGCTCCTCCACCAACTCGCAGCCATAGGCGGCCAAAGCCAGGGCGTCGAGGCGCGCGCGCAATCCCGCGCGCAGATCCTCCAGTTCCACTTCGCGCAAGGACGCCAACCCCTCGCCGCGCGGCGCGATCCAATGCACCCGTACCTGGGCGAAGGGCTCCAGCGCCGCGCCGAAACGCCGGCGACTGCTGCGCGCGTTGCGGGCGAACCCCTTGAGCAGCCCCAGATCGCGCGCATAAAAAATCACGATGCGATCCGCATCGCCGTAATCGCTGTGGCGCAGGATGATGGCGTCGGACACATGCGGTTTCATGATTGACGGCAGCCGACCGGGATTAGCGCAGATAGCTTAGAAACAGGGTCGCCGTGCCGAAATAGATGAGAATGCCGGTGATGTCGTTGGCGGTTTGCACGAAGGGGCTGGAGGCGATAGCCGGATCGACGCCGATCTTCTTGAAGAAGGTGGGGGCCAGCACACCCGTGGAGGCGGCGACGGTCATGGCGGTGATCATGGCCAGTCCGACAACCAGGCCCAGATAGGGATTGCCGTGCCAGACGAGCGCCACCAGGCCGACCACCAGGCCGCACACCGCGCCCATGATCAGCCCGACGCGCAGTTCCTTGAAAAACACCTGGCGCAGGGTCGAGAAGTCGATGCGCCCCGTGGCGAAGCCACGCACCACGATGGTCGCCGACTGACCGCCGACGTTGCCGCCCATGCCGGTGATGACCGGCACGAAGGACACCAGGGCGATGATCTGCTCGATGGTCGCCTTGAACAGCCACATGAGATAGCCGGTGATGACCCCGCCGAACAGGTTGGTGATCAGCCAGGGCAGACGCAGGCGGGCGATCTTGAAGGACTTGAAGCCGTAGAGCAGCTCTTCCTCGCTGGTTCCGGCCATCTTGAAAATGTCGTCGGTGGCCTCTTCGCGAAGAACGTCGATGACGTCGTCGACGGTGACGATCCCCATGAGCTTGTTGTTTTCGTCGACGACGGGAATGGCCAGAATGTTGTAACGCGCCACCAGATGCGCCACCTCCTCCTGGTCGGTGTCGGTGGTGACGCGGATGACATCCCGAGTCATGACGTCCTTGAGCGGGGTCTGGGGAGGCACCGTGAGCAACTGACGCAGGGACAGCACTCCGACGAGGTGGCCGTATTCGTCGGTGACGTAGACGTAGAAGACCATCTCCACGTCCTCGGCCTTCTGCAGGGCCTCGATGGCCTCCTTGACGGTCATCTCCTCCTGCAGGGAGAAGATCTCCGTCGACATGATGCCGCCGGCGGTGTACTCGTCGTATTGCAGGAGCTGCTCGATCTCGGTGGAATCCTCGTCATGCATGATGTTGAGGATTTCCTCGGCCAGCTCCTCGGGCAGGTTGCGGATGATGTCGACGGCATCGTCGTAGGGCATTTCCTGCAGAACTTCGGTGATGGTTTCCTTGTCGATCTGCTCCAGCAGCTGGGCGCCGGTGGCGTGATCGAGCTCGGAGAGCACGTAGGCCGAAGTTTCCGGATCCTCGATGAGATTGAAGAGGATGCGTTGTTCCTTGAGGTCGAGATAGCGAAACAGGTGGGCGATGTCGGCGGGATGGATCTTGCCGAGCATCTTGGCGAGATGGGGATAAGCCCCCCGGCGGATGAGGCGGCGCACCGTATCCAGGAGTATCTGGTGTTTCTGTTCCATGGTCGCGCTCCCCGCGTGCGGCGAAATCGAAGGCAAAAAACACGCCATTGTAATGGGCCGCTCACGGGGGTGTCAACCGCTACGGCGCGGGAGAAAAACGCGAGGGGGCGGATTGCCGCCCGCCCCCTCTTGCTTCAGGCTGCCGCCCGCTGTTCGTATTGCTCCACCAGGCGCCGGTATTTTTCCTCCAGCCCGGGAGTGCGTGCCTCGGCGTCCCGGTAGGCCCTGAGCATGCCGGGGCGCGGCGCCTCGGGCAGAACCCGCTCGGCCAGGGGATAGAGAATATGATCTTCCTTGTCGATGTGGTCGCGCAGCAGCGCGATGTAGCCGCGGGCGTTTTCGGCGATGGGCGGAATCCGCCCGGCTTCACCGGCCTGGGCCCGGCGCGCCGCCTCTTCCATGGCCCGCACGAAGGCCCGCCCATGGTCGTGGGCCAGCAACATGGCCGCCACCGGTGAATTGTCCCGGGGCATGCCATTGTCCACCAGCGCCTTGAACAGCACATCCTCTTCCTTGGCGTGGTGAAAACGGTCGGCGTAGTTGCGGATGAAATCGACGGCATCCAGAAAGAATTGCCAGTCGCGGAACTTGCCTGCCTCCATGCGCGCCACGTTGTTTTCGAGCAGCGCGATCATGCGCAGGATCAGTTTGTGCTCCTCCACCATCACCTGGGTCACGTCGATTTTGCTCATGCTCAGGATCTCCTTTCACCGTCAACGCCGATGATCGCCACCTCGAAGGGAATGTTCTTGCCCGAGGCCTCCAGGGCCTGTTTGGCCATCATGGCCAGACCGCGGCAGCAGGGCACCTCCATGATGGTGACGGTCAGCGACTGAATATCGTTGTTTTTCAAAATCGCCGTCAATTTGTCCATGTAAGGGCTGGTGTCGTCCAATTTGGGACAAGCGTTGACCAGCACCTTGCCCCTGATGAAATCGCGGTGAAAATCGCCGTAGGCAAAGGGCGCGCAGTCGGCGGCGATGAGCAGATGGGCATTCTCCAGCCAGGGGGCGCTGGGCGGCACCAGATGCAGTTGGGTCGGCCACTGGCGCAGTTCCGAGGCGACCTTGCCCTTCGCGCTGTTGTCGGTCGCGGGTTTCTCGATGGTGCGCACGTTGCTGCCGGGGCAGCCGCAGGCCAGATTTTTCATGGTGGATTCTCCTTGCATGGGGGTTTATAGAGCGTCCAGATAGCCGTTGATTTCCGCTTCGATTTGGTCTTCCGCCTCCTTGCCCAGGGCGTGGATGCTCACCACGTCCTTGAGCAGGCAGATGCCCACGCCGCAGGTGACGCAGGCGATGTCGTGGTTCTTGAGGATCTCCCCGATCCGGGGATGCTCCTTCAACACATTCTGAATTTGTCCGTCACCGAGATTGTTTCTGAGGTTCATGGCGTCGTCTCCTTCCGTCATCCTGGGTGCAGATTAGCCCAGGACCGAAGAACGCCGACATGACGTGGGTCAAAAAATGAAAGGAAATTTGCGCGCGGGAAAAAATTTCACAAAAACGAACGGCCCTGCCTACCCTCAACGGCCATATTCCTCGGAGCCGCCGGGGGAGCGCGGCATCTTCCAACTCGGCACATAAGGGATAAAGGCGCACTTGGCGGGATCAAAGATGCAGTCTTCCCCGGGCGGACAGGGGGTGGGATCGATGCAACGGCGGATGTCCCTGGTCGGGCGACCGGAATCTTCAGGCGCATCCGGTCCGCCGGGTCCGGGGCCGCCGGGTCCGGGGCCGCCGGGCCGGGATGGGTCGATCGTCGGCACGCGACCATCGAGGGACACGCCGCCCGCCGGCTGCGCGGAAGCCGGAGGCTCGAAGGCGAATTCCCATTTGGCGTAGCTGTCGGCGCCGGCCAGTTTCTCGAGCCCTGGCGGAAAATTCTCGGTCTTGAAGGGTGTGAGCGTGCTCGAACTGCGCACGCCGCGGATGCGTCCGCCGGGATCCTTGATCAGCACGAAGTCCTCGCCGGTCATGGGATCCTTGTAGGGCTTGCGCAGATGACGCACGATCTGCGCCGCGCGCGGGTCGCGCAGCAGCTCTTCGATGCTGTTGGGCAAGAGCCCGGGCGCGCGCCGCTGCTGCTGCCGGGCGTCGCCGGACCCGAAGGATTCGCGGCCGCGTCCGGCGAAATCCGTATGGTAGAAGCTTTCGATGGCCTTGTAATACTGCTGCCCCACCCACAGCAGCTCCTGCTCCTTGACCCGCTGGGAAGCCGCGGTCCAGCTCACCCCCGTCATGGCCGAGCCGATTCCCAGAATGACCACGGCGACCAGCACCACCAGGAGCATGGCGCCACGCTGGTTGCCCAGGGGGCAGGACTTGATTGAGCGGAAAAAAGGCGCCGGCATGGTGTTATCGCTTAGCGCTCGGGCAAAAGCCCGCGAGGACGAACGCCCGTCGGCCCACCGGGAGCCTGTTTGCGCCCGGCGGCACCGAGGTGCGGAAGGCATGGTTCTTGAAGATGAAATCTTTCCAAGCTGGCTCGTCTGGATTTTTGGGGAATGAATGCCGGAGTCCTCAGCCTAATGGAAAAGCGGACAAGATTGCAAGCCGACCTTGGTAAATCAAGGCCCACGGCGTTCGATACGGAGGGATTCATGAGTCGCAAATTCATCATCATCGATCATTCACCCGCCCTGCGCAAAATCATCGGCGCGAAAATCCGCGCCAACCTCGACGATGTGCAGGTTCTTGAGGCCGAAACTCCCGAGCGCGGCCTGGCGCTGCTTCAAGATCATCGCTGCCACCTGATCATCCATCTGTGGGACGGCTTTGACGTCCATGCCCTTTCCCTGTTCGACAAACTGCGCGAGATGCCCGCCGACCGGCAGATCCCCTTTTTGCTGCTCACCAGCAACGAGAGCGAAGAGAGCCTGCGGCTGATCGCGGAAAAAGGCATCCCCGAGCATCTGCTGCTGCCCTGCCCGTCACGTCAATTCGCCGAAACTCTCAACCGCGTCTGCAACCCGGTCAGCTTGCGTCGCGACAAACGCTACGCCGTCCAGGACACCATCTTTCTGCTGGAGCAACGCGGCCACGCCCTGCAAGGCAACGTCATCAACGCCAGCCTCGGCGGCATGCTCTGCGAGTTGCCCTTCAGCGAAAACTTCAACTGGTCCCTGCCCGCTTCGGCCAGCATCAACTTTTTCGTGGACGGCAAAAACTTCGTCGCCCCCCACCTCTATTCAAGCGTCGTGCAACTGACCGTCACCCATCGCCATCCCGACTTTTCACCGCGCAAGCTGCGCGTCTCCTTCCGCTTCCTGCAGATCCCCGAGGAAAGTCGTCTGGCCTTGCAGCAGGTGTTTTCCCTGATGGAGGCGATGGAACAAACGTCCACCTACCTGCCCGTCGCGGCAACCCTCGGCTGAGGATCGCCGCCGAGGCGCCCCTCATTTTCGGATCCAGCTTCCGTCGGACTGCTCCAGATGCCAGCCCGGCGCGGCATTCTCGCGCCAGGAATCGGCGAAAATGGACTGCACCTCCTGGACGCGATCGGGAAAGCCGTTGGCCCGGGCGATTTCGCGGTAAAGGCGCTGCCGGTCGGCGTTTTCCTCGCCGACCAGACGATTGAGCTCGCCGCGCGCGCGCAGATCCAGGCCATCGGTTGTGCGCGCCTTGAGCAGCCCGTCGGCGCCAATCCCCACATGACCGGAATCCAGATAAGGGAACAGTTTGTCCGAGCGCTGCTTCATGGCGTCCTTCACGGCGCGAATCTCAGGGGTACTGACATTGATATCCTGGGCGGCGTGCGCCGTGGCCGGCCCCAACAGCCGATGCAGGAAACTGCCCTTGTCGCCGGCGGGCGGCGGTGGCTGGGTCCGCGGCGCCGAACGCTCGCCCCAGACCTCCTCGACGATCTTGTCGGCGGCGCCGCGCAATTCTTCGGCGGGAAAGTAAATA contains:
- the glyS gene encoding glycine--tRNA ligase subunit beta, whose translation is MSAELFLEIGTEEIPAGFLPQAMADLERLIRKEFESARIACGAIRTYATPRRLALVVAETALAQERQELSLMGPSVKVAFDAEGNPTKAAVGFARANGVEVSELSRAQTDKGEYLFLSKVIEGRPTAELLPEMLPRLISVIPFKKSMRWKDLDIRFARPVHWIVALFDGAVVPFAFGNLQSGHLSRGHRFMAPGTFSVSNEAGWLAECERHFVLPDPRRRQEIIAREIERVAQTVGGRINADPQLLEEVSYLVEYPVPLCGSFEEKYLALPRELLITTMRGHQRYFTLAGADGRLLPRFITIANTVPQDPAVVIKGNERVLRARLSDAMFFWQEDQKARLESRLEALKSVVYQAKLGTSYEKVMRFKAIAETLAEQFEPQAKALTARAALLAKCDLETGMVYEFPELQGVMGREYARLEGEDPRVCAAIHEHYLPMHAGGELPAESIGAYISIADKIDTLCGCFGVGLIPTGTADPYALRRNAIGILNIILDRGLRLSIPALVGQSLDLLREKLTRSLEEVRAEVLEFIRLRFFNMLTSQGHPQDVVDAVLAAGFVEPVDAVRRVQALTEMKRRADFEALAVAFKRVVNIIKGGVPEAVRVELLQADCEKQLHAAVQQARGEVRTLVDRGDYAGALRAIAALRGPVDAFFDGVMVMAEDAAVRTNRLALLTAVAHLFEGIADFSRISD
- the glyQ gene encoding glycine--tRNA ligase subunit alpha — its product is MTFQELILALQTYWAKQGCIIQQPYDLEKGAGTFNPATFLRVLGPEPWNVAYVEPSRRPTDGRYGENPNRLQHYYQFQVILKPSPMNIQDLYLDSLRSFGIDPSRHDIRFVEDDWESPTLGAWGLGWEVWLDGMEITQFTYFQQAGGIDLKPVSGEITYGCERIAMYLQGVDNVYDLEWVKGIRYGDVHHQTEVEFSTYNFEEADTAMLFQLFGMYEKECIRLAEKQLVFPAYDFVLKCSHTFNLLDARGAISVTERANYIGRVRNLAKLCAQGYVAQREKMGFPLLSR
- the recO gene encoding DNA repair protein RecO — translated: MKPHVSDAIILRHSDYGDADRIVIFYARDLGLLKGFARNARSSRRRFGAALEPFAQVRVHWIAPRGEGLASLREVELEDLRAGLRARLDALALAAYGCELVEELFGDGAPHPEVFDLLGAFLDAMAHGDGEGLPGIRLLLEMRLLRAAGYVPHLLHCSECGDAAAEAEVAFSAARGGRLCARCASGRAGLWLSPLTLGTLARCLKTADVLFSGFRFGAQTLLEGQAVLRDALALHLSRPLRSQAFLERFSVGHEPGKGG
- the mgtE gene encoding magnesium transporter, with protein sequence MEQKHQILLDTVRRLIRRGAYPHLAKMLGKIHPADIAHLFRYLDLKEQRILFNLIEDPETSAYVLSELDHATGAQLLEQIDKETITEVLQEMPYDDAVDIIRNLPEELAEEILNIMHDEDSTEIEQLLQYDEYTAGGIMSTEIFSLQEEMTVKEAIEALQKAEDVEMVFYVYVTDEYGHLVGVLSLRQLLTVPPQTPLKDVMTRDVIRVTTDTDQEEVAHLVARYNILAIPVVDENNKLMGIVTVDDVIDVLREEATDDIFKMAGTSEEELLYGFKSFKIARLRLPWLITNLFGGVITGYLMWLFKATIEQIIALVSFVPVITGMGGNVGGQSATIVVRGFATGRIDFSTLRQVFFKELRVGLIMGAVCGLVVGLVALVWHGNPYLGLVVGLAMITAMTVAASTGVLAPTFFKKIGVDPAIASSPFVQTANDITGILIYFGTATLFLSYLR
- a CDS encoding hemerythrin domain-containing protein, whose translation is MSKIDVTQVMVEEHKLILRMIALLENNVARMEAGKFRDWQFFLDAVDFIRNYADRFHHAKEEDVLFKALVDNGMPRDNSPVAAMLLAHDHGRAFVRAMEEAARRAQAGEAGRIPPIAENARGYIALLRDHIDKEDHILYPLAERVLPEAPRPGMLRAYRDAEARTPGLEEKYRRLVEQYEQRAAA
- a CDS encoding iron-sulfur cluster-binding oxidoreductase encodes the protein MKNLACGCPGSNVRTIEKPATDNSAKGKVASELRQWPTQLHLVPPSAPWLENAHLLIAADCAPFAYGDFHRDFIRGKVLVNACPKLDDTSPYMDKLTAILKNNDIQSLTVTIMEVPCCRGLAMMAKQALEASGKNIPFEVAIIGVDGERRS
- a CDS encoding PilZ domain-containing protein, with protein sequence MSRKFIIIDHSPALRKIIGAKIRANLDDVQVLEAETPERGLALLQDHRCHLIIHLWDGFDVHALSLFDKLREMPADRQIPFLLLTSNESEESLRLIAEKGIPEHLLLPCPSRQFAETLNRVCNPVSLRRDKRYAVQDTIFLLEQRGHALQGNVINASLGGMLCELPFSENFNWSLPASASINFFVDGKNFVAPHLYSSVVQLTVTHRHPDFSPRKLRVSFRFLQIPEESRLALQQVFSLMEAMEQTSTYLPVAATLG
- a CDS encoding YdbL family protein; amino-acid sequence: MRHLLRSLLGLMILAAAACVTINIYFPAEELRGAADKIVEEVWGERSAPRTQPPPPAGDKGSFLHRLLGPATAHAAQDINVSTPEIRAVKDAMKQRSDKLFPYLDSGHVGIGADGLLKARTTDGLDLRARGELNRLVGEENADRQRLYREIARANGFPDRVQEVQSIFADSWRENAAPGWHLEQSDGSWIRK